From Acidothermus cellulolyticus 11B, a single genomic window includes:
- a CDS encoding TetR/AcrR family transcriptional regulator: MVRGRKTPDRAQSAAAGGPLPGPRATPGVIDAGAKLPRTQLLILQAARHRFALDGYTRASLRAIAADAGVDQRMIAHYFGSKQGLFLAAVGLPVHPAEVLREVLAGPRRAARQRIREVLTRVLAEPTIYERMVGVMRAAAGDPAIAPMMRDFLRNEVVAPLTRLLDAPDAALRITLVGSHFLGLVFARFIVAVEPLASAPPADVAALVAPTFERYLFGGVTASAGT; this comes from the coding sequence GTGGTTCGCGGCAGAAAAACACCGGACCGTGCGCAGTCCGCAGCGGCAGGCGGGCCGCTTCCTGGTCCGCGAGCCACGCCAGGCGTCATCGATGCCGGTGCGAAGCTGCCCAGAACCCAGCTGCTGATCCTGCAAGCTGCCCGGCATCGGTTCGCCCTTGACGGCTACACCCGCGCATCGTTGCGTGCTATTGCCGCGGATGCCGGTGTCGATCAGCGAATGATCGCCCACTATTTTGGATCGAAGCAGGGTCTGTTTCTTGCCGCGGTCGGATTACCGGTGCATCCCGCCGAGGTGCTGCGTGAGGTGCTGGCCGGTCCGCGGCGGGCTGCCCGTCAGCGCATTCGGGAGGTGTTGACGAGAGTATTGGCGGAGCCGACGATATACGAGCGCATGGTCGGTGTCATGCGGGCGGCCGCCGGTGATCCGGCGATTGCCCCGATGATGCGCGATTTTCTGCGCAACGAGGTTGTCGCGCCGCTTACCCGGCTCCTCGATGCCCCGGACGCGGCGCTGCGCATCACCCTCGTCGGGTCGCATTTTCTCGGCCTTGTTTTTGCCCGGTTCATTGTCGCGGTTGAGCCGTTGGCGAGTGCACCGCCTGCTGACGTCGCTGCTCTGGTCGCGCCGACGTTTGAGCGCTACCTCTTTGGTGGCGTCACTGCTTCGGCGGGAACATAG
- a CDS encoding ABC transporter ATP-binding protein, producing MNTVTNSAADEFKDSAGPSADAIEIDELTVRFGSRDILRSITARVAFGRITGLLGPSGAGKTTLMRVIVGVQRFTAGGVRVLGRPAGAPELRHAVGYVTQAPSVYADLTVTENLRYFARLVDVDQTRIDDILTLVDLRTQAHQLAGTLSGGQLSRASLAIALLGRPKLLVLDEPTVGLDPLLRRSLWRTFHDLAADGVTLLVSTHVMDEADRCDDLMLLRDGQVLAAGTGVELRERAHAATIEDAFLTLAGATP from the coding sequence ATGAACACCGTGACAAATTCAGCAGCCGATGAATTTAAGGACTCGGCCGGCCCGTCCGCCGACGCCATCGAGATCGACGAGCTGACGGTCCGGTTCGGCAGTCGAGATATTCTGCGCAGCATCACCGCGCGGGTGGCTTTCGGCCGGATCACCGGTTTGCTCGGGCCAAGCGGGGCCGGTAAGACCACGCTCATGCGGGTCATTGTCGGCGTCCAGCGGTTCACCGCCGGAGGGGTGCGGGTGTTGGGACGCCCGGCCGGCGCCCCGGAGCTGCGGCATGCCGTTGGTTATGTGACGCAGGCGCCCTCGGTGTATGCCGACCTCACCGTTACAGAGAACCTGCGGTATTTCGCTCGACTCGTCGACGTCGACCAAACCCGCATTGATGACATCCTGACGCTCGTCGACCTCCGGACACAAGCCCACCAGCTCGCCGGCACTCTCTCCGGCGGTCAACTCTCCCGGGCCTCGCTGGCAATCGCCCTTCTTGGCAGGCCGAAACTCCTCGTCCTTGACGAACCGACGGTCGGGCTCGACCCACTGCTGCGCCGCAGCCTCTGGCGTACCTTTCACGACCTGGCCGCCGACGGCGTCACCCTGCTCGTATCGACCCACGTCATGGACGAGGCGGACCGTTGCGACGACCTCATGTTGTTGCGCGACGGTCAGGTACTCGCCGCCGGAACCGGCGTGGAGCTTCGCGAACGTGCCCATGCCGCCACCATCGAAGACGCGTTTCTCACCCTCGCTGGAGCAACCCCATGA
- a CDS encoding ABC transporter permease: protein MTNRPIRRRQTSTTGTRTAAKAEAGHNRSLAGVGGRFRTAWRSERPHAAAAMATAIRVVNQLRRDHRTLALILVMPPGILALFRYVYDAHPAIFARIGAPLLGIFPLVIMFVVTSIAMLRERRTGTLERLMTLPIAKIDILAGYALAFGAVAVVQTVVAVAIGVGLLDVHTHGHTTALAALAILAALFGMAFGLFVSAFARTEFQAVQFMPALLFPQLILGGLFAPRDEFPRVLEIVSDILPLSYVYDAVVRALAGDSSGLFWRDVGIIAGATVVALLLGAATLRRRTR, encoded by the coding sequence ATGACGAATCGCCCGATCCGCCGACGACAGACGTCAACCACCGGAACACGTACGGCGGCGAAAGCGGAAGCCGGGCACAACCGAAGCCTTGCCGGCGTCGGCGGTCGGTTCCGCACCGCCTGGCGCAGCGAACGTCCACACGCGGCGGCGGCAATGGCCACGGCGATTCGGGTGGTCAACCAGCTGCGGCGCGACCACCGGACACTTGCCCTGATACTCGTCATGCCACCAGGAATCCTCGCCCTGTTCCGGTACGTCTACGACGCACATCCAGCTATTTTTGCTCGCATCGGCGCGCCGCTGCTCGGGATTTTCCCACTCGTCATCATGTTCGTCGTCACGTCCATCGCGATGCTCCGCGAGCGCCGGACCGGAACCCTCGAACGGCTCATGACACTTCCCATCGCGAAAATCGACATTCTTGCCGGGTACGCACTTGCATTCGGTGCCGTTGCGGTCGTGCAAACCGTCGTTGCCGTGGCAATCGGCGTCGGACTTCTCGACGTACACACCCACGGTCACACGACGGCACTTGCCGCCTTGGCGATTCTCGCCGCACTCTTCGGCATGGCGTTCGGACTTTTCGTCAGCGCCTTCGCGCGCACGGAGTTCCAGGCGGTCCAATTCATGCCCGCGCTGCTCTTTCCGCAACTCATTCTCGGCGGACTCTTTGCGCCGCGGGACGAGTTTCCCCGCGTCCTGGAAATAGTCTCCGACATCCTCCCCTTGAGCTACGTGTACGACGCCGTGGTGCGCGCTCTGGCAGGCGATTCGAGCGGCCTTTTCTGGCGGGACGTCGGAATAATCGCCGGCGCCACTGTGGTCGCGCTCCTGCTGGGCGCGGCGACGCTGCGTCGTCGTACCCGTTAG
- a CDS encoding SsgA family sporulation/cell division regulator: MNASVHIIEVTEFHLLLDGDSRVITARLHYDPADPYVITVHFDTGVTWVLGRDLLADGLHMEIGDGDVHLRPEGDQLFLTLRSPSGEALLAASRSAIAGFMADTERVVPRGTEHLRVDLDKELARLLP, from the coding sequence ATGAACGCGTCCGTCCACATCATCGAGGTCACCGAGTTCCACCTGCTCCTCGACGGCGATAGCCGCGTCATAACCGCCCGACTCCATTACGACCCAGCCGACCCCTACGTGATCACCGTGCACTTTGACACCGGCGTAACGTGGGTGCTCGGGCGCGATCTCTTGGCGGACGGCCTGCACATGGAGATCGGCGACGGTGACGTGCATCTTCGCCCGGAGGGTGACCAGCTTTTCCTCACCCTGCGTTCGCCGAGCGGCGAGGCGCTCCTTGCCGCTTCCCGATCAGCCATCGCGGGTTTCATGGCGGATACCGAGCGGGTCGTACCGCGAGGGACCGAGCACCTGCGCGTCGATCTCGACAAGGAGCTCGCCCGGCTCCTCCCGTAG
- a CDS encoding DUF3303 domain-containing protein encodes MALFVVIHQHAPETCPAQDPAMGSMLLQHLSTENAAGYGVTIRADAVANNKHTFYLIAEAAQQEQIEKFMTPFAQAGSVEILPASTCETVVASGGCAKVG; translated from the coding sequence ATGGCACTTTTCGTCGTCATTCACCAACACGCGCCGGAGACGTGCCCGGCCCAGGATCCGGCGATGGGCTCGATGCTGCTCCAGCATTTGTCGACGGAGAACGCCGCCGGTTACGGCGTGACAATTCGGGCTGATGCGGTGGCGAACAACAAGCACACGTTCTATCTGATTGCCGAAGCGGCGCAGCAGGAGCAGATCGAGAAATTCATGACGCCGTTCGCCCAGGCCGGTTCCGTCGAGATCCTGCCCGCCTCGACCTGTGAAACAGTCGTCGCCAGCGGTGGATGCGCCAAGGTGGGATGA
- a CDS encoding L,D-transpeptidase, which produces MTGQPHDDGWEIGGGDRRIPADVLPKHRAPRSRVRPALRHGLLGLLVAGGLAIATAAALGGCQQRAPAGLAAAGGNQTSAPTSRTSVSALPVDFTVSPADKATGVPLNADVTVSVQHGSLTLVSVADGAGHRLDGGMDADHHTWRSAEALQPGTTYHVVAEAEDDAGQAATFSSTFSTMQPSKVLGMRIAPLEGETVGVGMPIIIYFTAPVTDKAAVERHLSVEASMPVLGAWHWYGDTEVHYRPTVYWPVGDQVTLHADLAGVDAGRGVWGTENRTVHFTIGDSHISVVDARTHMMTVRINGQVARVIPVSTGRDKYPTTSGVHVVLEKAQKVIMDSATVGIPKGDPDYYYEVVYWNVRISWSGEFVHAAPWSVADQGRVNVSHGCVNVSPANAEWFYNLSQRGDIVQVVGTPRGLESGNGWTDWNMPWSQWVAGSALPANENPRLSDADVVAAEGDGFGYYSPTPGVSNNRHWVPPAPATRPATPTPSSTPSPTPSSHATGSAKPTPTVSAGSPTSSGSG; this is translated from the coding sequence GTGACAGGGCAACCTCACGACGACGGCTGGGAGATCGGCGGAGGTGACCGCCGCATCCCCGCCGACGTGCTGCCCAAGCATCGCGCGCCGAGGTCGCGGGTTCGTCCCGCGTTGCGGCATGGCCTGCTCGGCTTGCTGGTTGCCGGCGGTCTGGCGATTGCGACCGCAGCTGCTCTCGGCGGGTGTCAGCAGCGGGCTCCCGCCGGCCTTGCCGCAGCGGGCGGCAACCAGACCAGCGCGCCGACGTCGCGGACGTCCGTGTCGGCCCTGCCGGTGGATTTCACCGTGTCGCCGGCGGACAAGGCGACCGGCGTCCCGCTGAACGCGGACGTGACGGTGAGCGTCCAGCACGGGTCGTTGACGCTCGTATCGGTGGCGGACGGCGCCGGTCACCGGCTGGATGGCGGCATGGACGCCGATCACCACACCTGGCGGAGCGCTGAGGCGCTGCAGCCCGGCACGACGTACCACGTGGTCGCCGAAGCGGAGGACGACGCCGGGCAGGCGGCGACGTTCAGCTCGACGTTCTCGACCATGCAGCCGTCGAAAGTTCTCGGGATGCGGATTGCCCCGCTGGAAGGGGAGACCGTCGGGGTCGGCATGCCGATCATTATTTACTTCACGGCGCCGGTGACGGACAAAGCGGCGGTCGAGCGGCACTTGTCTGTCGAGGCGTCGATGCCGGTTCTTGGTGCGTGGCACTGGTACGGCGACACCGAGGTGCACTACCGGCCGACGGTGTACTGGCCGGTCGGTGACCAGGTGACCTTGCACGCGGATCTCGCCGGAGTGGACGCCGGTCGCGGTGTGTGGGGCACCGAGAACCGCACGGTGCATTTCACGATCGGCGATTCGCACATCAGCGTGGTGGACGCCAGGACGCACATGATGACGGTGCGGATCAACGGCCAGGTGGCGCGGGTTATTCCGGTGAGCACGGGGCGGGACAAATACCCCACGACGTCTGGGGTGCACGTCGTTTTGGAGAAGGCACAAAAAGTCATCATGGACTCGGCGACCGTCGGGATTCCCAAGGGCGATCCGGATTATTACTACGAGGTCGTCTATTGGAATGTGCGGATTTCGTGGTCCGGGGAATTCGTGCACGCCGCGCCGTGGTCCGTCGCCGACCAGGGTCGGGTGAATGTCAGCCACGGCTGCGTCAACGTAAGCCCGGCGAACGCCGAGTGGTTCTACAACCTGTCCCAACGCGGTGACATCGTCCAAGTTGTGGGCACACCACGCGGGTTGGAGAGCGGCAACGGCTGGACCGACTGGAACATGCCGTGGAGTCAGTGGGTGGCGGGCAGTGCCTTGCCGGCGAATGAGAATCCGCGGCTCTCTGATGCGGACGTCGTCGCCGCGGAGGGGGACGGTTTCGGGTACTACAGCCCGACCCCAGGGGTGAGCAACAACCGGCACTGGGTGCCGCCGGCTCCGGCAACCCGACCGGCGACGCCGACGCCGAGTTCGACGCCGAGTCCTACGCCGAGTTCGCACGCCACCGGCAGTGCCAAGCCGACGCCCACGGTTTCCGCCGGCTCGCCCACGTCGTCGGGTAGCGGTTAG
- the glgX gene encoding glycogen debranching protein GlgX has product MPEPTTQSLEVWPGDPYPLGATYDGAGTNFAVFSEVAEQIELCLFDDDGNETRVTLPEYDAFVWHGYLPGIGPGTRYGFRVHGPYDPARGLRCNPAKLLLDPYAKAIDGDIDGHESLFGYRFGDPASRNDEDSAPHMMKSVVINPFFDWRNDHPLRTPYHESIIYEAHVRGMTMTHPEIPEHLRGTYAALAHPVMLDYLSSLGVTAVELMPVHQFVTDTALRERGLRNYWGYNTIGFFAPHNGYSASGSRGEQVQEFKAMVRALHEAGIEVILDVVYNHTAEGNHLGPTLSFRGLDNAAYYRLADDDPSRYVDYTGTGNSFNARNPHALQLIMDSLRYWILEMHVDGFRFDLASALARELHDVDRLSAFFDLVQQDPVVSQVKLIAEPWDVGEGGYQVGNFPPLWSEWNGKYRDTVRDFWRGEPATLGEFASRLTGSSDLYASSGRRPMASINFVTCHDGFTLHDLVSYNEKHNEANGEGNRDGSDDNRSWNCGVEGPTDDVHIIALREQQKRNFLTTLLLSQGVPMILHGDEFGRTQRGNNNAYCQDNEISWMDWRLAVEHEVQLSFTRKLTTFRKEHPVFRRRRFFDGKPVPHVAGEALPDIAWFTPAAALMTETDWETGYAKSLTVFVNGDAIPSPDRRGQPVRDDSFLLLFNADANDLEFRLPDEEYGQRWEAVIDTTDPLLIDPPTYKAQAAVTVPARCVLVLRRVL; this is encoded by the coding sequence ATGCCGGAACCGACGACGCAATCCCTCGAGGTCTGGCCGGGCGATCCGTATCCGCTCGGTGCCACGTATGACGGGGCGGGCACGAACTTCGCCGTTTTCTCCGAGGTCGCCGAGCAGATCGAGCTCTGCCTCTTCGACGACGACGGGAATGAGACTCGGGTCACCCTCCCGGAGTACGACGCATTCGTCTGGCACGGCTACCTGCCGGGGATCGGCCCGGGGACACGGTACGGGTTCCGCGTGCACGGCCCCTATGACCCCGCCCGCGGTCTGCGGTGCAATCCGGCGAAACTCCTCCTCGACCCATACGCCAAAGCCATCGACGGGGACATTGACGGTCACGAATCGCTCTTCGGTTACCGATTCGGCGATCCGGCGAGCCGCAACGATGAAGACTCCGCGCCGCACATGATGAAGTCGGTTGTCATCAATCCGTTCTTCGACTGGCGCAATGACCATCCGCTCCGCACGCCGTACCACGAGTCGATCATTTACGAGGCGCACGTGCGCGGCATGACGATGACGCACCCGGAGATTCCCGAGCATTTGCGCGGTACGTACGCCGCGCTCGCGCACCCGGTGATGCTCGACTACCTGTCTTCCCTGGGAGTGACGGCCGTCGAGCTGATGCCGGTGCATCAATTCGTCACCGATACCGCGCTGCGGGAGCGCGGCCTGCGCAATTACTGGGGATACAACACGATCGGCTTCTTTGCCCCGCACAACGGATATTCCGCATCCGGCAGTAGAGGCGAGCAGGTGCAGGAGTTCAAGGCCATGGTCCGCGCCCTGCATGAAGCCGGTATCGAGGTGATCCTGGACGTCGTCTATAACCACACTGCTGAAGGCAATCACCTCGGGCCTACCCTCTCATTCCGCGGCCTGGACAACGCGGCGTATTACCGCCTGGCGGATGACGATCCCAGCCGGTACGTCGACTACACCGGCACCGGTAACAGTTTCAACGCCCGCAATCCGCATGCCTTGCAGCTCATCATGGATTCCCTCCGTTACTGGATTCTCGAGATGCACGTCGACGGGTTCCGGTTCGACCTTGCGTCCGCGTTGGCCCGTGAATTGCACGACGTCGACCGGCTCTCGGCCTTCTTCGACCTCGTACAGCAGGATCCGGTGGTGAGCCAGGTCAAGCTCATCGCCGAGCCGTGGGACGTCGGCGAGGGCGGTTACCAGGTCGGCAATTTCCCGCCGCTGTGGAGCGAGTGGAACGGTAAATACCGCGACACGGTGCGGGATTTCTGGCGCGGTGAGCCGGCGACTCTCGGTGAATTCGCCTCCCGGCTGACCGGCTCCTCGGACCTGTACGCGAGCTCGGGCCGCCGTCCGATGGCGTCCATCAACTTCGTCACCTGCCACGACGGCTTCACCTTGCACGACCTGGTCTCGTACAACGAGAAGCACAACGAGGCCAACGGTGAGGGAAACCGTGACGGCAGCGACGACAATCGGTCATGGAACTGCGGTGTCGAAGGACCCACGGACGACGTGCACATCATCGCGCTTCGGGAGCAACAAAAGCGCAATTTCCTCACGACGCTCCTGCTCTCGCAGGGCGTTCCCATGATTCTGCACGGGGACGAGTTCGGGCGAACCCAACGGGGCAACAACAACGCCTACTGCCAGGACAACGAAATCTCCTGGATGGATTGGCGGCTCGCAGTCGAGCACGAGGTGCAACTCAGCTTCACCCGAAAGCTCACCACGTTCCGGAAAGAACACCCGGTCTTCCGCCGGCGGCGGTTCTTCGACGGCAAGCCGGTTCCGCATGTCGCCGGCGAGGCACTGCCGGATATCGCCTGGTTCACCCCGGCCGCGGCGCTGATGACCGAGACGGACTGGGAGACCGGGTATGCCAAGAGCCTGACCGTCTTCGTCAACGGCGATGCGATCCCGTCACCCGACCGCCGCGGCCAGCCGGTGCGGGACGATTCCTTCCTGTTGCTGTTCAACGCCGACGCGAACGACCTCGAATTCCGCCTTCCCGACGAGGAGTACGGCCAGCGATGGGAGGCCGTCATCGACACCACCGATCCCCTGCTCATCGATCCCCCGACGTACAAGGCACAGGCGGCGGTCACCGTGCCGGCTCGATGCGTTCTGGTGCTGCGCCGTGTCCTCTAA
- the treY gene encoding malto-oligosyltrehalose synthase, with amino-acid sequence MSSNADSTRRRGRTPTATYRIQLRPDFGFADVAALASYFADLGVSHVYLSPVLEAVPGSTHGYDVIDPTRLRQEFGGEAAFTAMREALAAAGVGIVVDIVPNHLAIPVPEWQNPAFWSVLREGRHSPFAAWFDIDWDAGDGRIVLPFLDGPLTENLGHFSVVTDDEHGAMLAYYDHRFPLAAGTEQLPVAEALDRQHYRLIDWRAGPQERNYRRFVDIDQLIAVRVDDPTVWDATHAVIVDLACRELIDGLRIDHIDGLHDPAGYLRRLQNVTGVDWVVAEKILTLNEELPADWPIAGTTGYDALAVLNGLLIDPDGYRRIRRCYADLAHMTAERTEVVTESKRAALAAFAGDIERLADALSGEAGCAPAVARDLLHRILLDLPVYRPYPSDPTSMTALHAAVRQAVGAHADAADCARFLAAAVRDGRPVGARFGQLAAGVYAKGVEDTAFYRDIALLAVNEVGCDPRRPSCSVAEFHDFMARLEAHHPTTMTTLSTHDTKRSEDVRARLAVLSELPEEWDTCVRRLSTLSTALGCPDEHAAYLVVQTLVGAWPLDLRRTATYVRKALREAKRATSWQHPNARYESAVASYLDAVFASADFLGRIEEFVNRLAPYGRANSLSQKLLQLTMPGVPDVYQGCERTSLRLVDPDNRAPVDFAACRAALDEFLDPKVRLTATVLRLRRRHPEWFTGYHPLVADGPAADHLVAFHRDGPVVTVAGRLTARLRAAGGWRETTVHIPAGTWVDALSGRECDGGEHAVGSLLGAAPVALLVPAVEVTA; translated from the coding sequence GTGTCCTCTAACGCCGATTCGACACGTCGTCGCGGTCGGACCCCCACCGCCACCTACCGGATTCAGCTGCGGCCGGATTTCGGGTTCGCCGACGTCGCCGCGCTGGCTTCATATTTTGCCGACCTCGGTGTCAGCCACGTCTACCTCTCCCCGGTCTTGGAGGCGGTACCCGGTTCCACGCACGGGTACGACGTCATCGATCCGACCCGATTGCGTCAGGAGTTCGGCGGCGAGGCCGCATTCACCGCGATGCGCGAGGCGCTCGCCGCGGCCGGCGTCGGGATCGTGGTGGACATCGTGCCAAACCACCTGGCGATTCCGGTGCCGGAGTGGCAAAATCCCGCGTTCTGGTCGGTGCTGCGGGAAGGCCGGCACTCGCCGTTCGCGGCATGGTTTGACATCGACTGGGACGCCGGCGACGGCCGGATCGTCTTACCGTTCCTCGACGGGCCATTGACCGAGAACCTCGGTCATTTCTCGGTCGTCACCGACGACGAGCACGGCGCAATGCTCGCCTACTATGACCATCGGTTCCCCCTTGCCGCCGGCACCGAACAGTTGCCCGTTGCCGAGGCGCTGGACCGTCAGCATTACCGGCTCATCGACTGGCGCGCCGGCCCGCAGGAGCGGAATTACCGGCGCTTCGTGGACATCGATCAGCTGATCGCCGTCCGGGTGGACGATCCAACGGTGTGGGATGCGACGCACGCCGTCATCGTCGACCTCGCCTGCCGCGAGCTGATTGACGGGCTCCGCATCGACCACATCGACGGGCTGCACGATCCGGCCGGATACCTCCGGCGACTGCAGAACGTGACCGGAGTGGACTGGGTCGTGGCCGAGAAAATCCTCACGCTGAACGAAGAACTCCCGGCCGACTGGCCGATCGCCGGGACCACCGGATACGACGCCCTGGCGGTGCTGAACGGCCTGCTCATCGATCCCGACGGTTATCGGCGGATTCGCCGGTGCTACGCCGACCTTGCGCACATGACGGCCGAACGCACCGAGGTCGTCACCGAGAGCAAACGGGCGGCGCTTGCGGCTTTTGCCGGCGATATCGAGCGATTGGCCGACGCGCTCTCCGGTGAAGCCGGCTGTGCGCCTGCCGTCGCGCGGGACCTCCTGCACCGGATCCTCCTGGACCTGCCCGTGTACCGGCCCTATCCGAGCGACCCGACCAGCATGACAGCGCTGCACGCCGCGGTCCGTCAAGCGGTGGGCGCACACGCTGATGCGGCGGACTGCGCCCGGTTCCTGGCGGCGGCGGTCCGCGACGGCCGGCCGGTCGGGGCGCGTTTTGGTCAGCTTGCCGCCGGGGTTTACGCCAAGGGCGTGGAAGACACCGCCTTCTACCGGGACATCGCTCTCCTCGCCGTGAACGAGGTGGGGTGCGATCCACGTCGTCCGAGTTGCTCGGTCGCCGAATTCCACGACTTCATGGCCCGGCTGGAAGCGCACCATCCGACGACGATGACGACGCTCTCGACGCACGACACCAAGCGGTCGGAGGATGTCCGGGCCCGGCTCGCCGTCCTCTCCGAGCTTCCCGAGGAGTGGGACACCTGTGTCCGCCGGCTCAGCACGCTCTCAACCGCGTTGGGCTGCCCCGACGAGCACGCCGCATACCTCGTCGTCCAGACCTTGGTCGGCGCGTGGCCGCTCGACCTGCGTCGCACCGCAACCTACGTGCGCAAGGCACTCCGGGAAGCAAAACGGGCCACCTCATGGCAGCATCCGAATGCCCGGTATGAATCCGCGGTGGCGTCATACCTCGACGCGGTCTTCGCGTCGGCCGATTTTCTCGGCCGCATCGAGGAATTCGTCAACCGGCTCGCCCCGTACGGGCGCGCCAACAGCCTGAGCCAGAAACTCCTCCAGCTCACGATGCCCGGCGTCCCGGACGTGTACCAAGGGTGTGAACGCACCTCGCTCCGGCTCGTCGACCCCGATAATCGGGCGCCGGTGGACTTTGCCGCGTGCCGGGCGGCATTGGACGAATTCCTCGACCCGAAAGTGCGGCTTACGGCCACCGTGTTGCGGCTTCGCCGACGGCATCCGGAATGGTTCACCGGCTACCATCCGCTCGTCGCGGACGGCCCGGCGGCCGACCATCTGGTCGCGTTTCACCGCGACGGTCCGGTCGTGACAGTGGCCGGACGGCTCACCGCACGCCTTCGCGCCGCCGGCGGCTGGCGCGAGACGACGGTGCACATCCCCGCCGGAACGTGGGTCGATGCGCTCTCCGGGCGGGAATGTGACGGTGGAGAACACGCAGTAGGGAGCCTGCTGGGCGCCGCCCCGGTTGCGCTTCTCGTCCCGGCAGTGGAGGTCACGGCATGA
- the treZ gene encoding malto-oligosyltrehalose trehalohydrolase — MRPRVWAPNVSQVELVTFRDPQPAVTPMQRRDDGWWETADALSPGDRYSFRLDGNDVLPDPRSRWQPDGVHGPSGVPDLPPARPWRGRPIVGSVIYELHIGTFTQAGTFDAAVERLDYLVDLGVDTVEILPVAAFPGHHGWGYDGVFPFAVYEPYGGPAGMRRFVDACHAKGLAVVLDVVYNHLGPDGNVLGRFGPYFTDTYRTPWGPALNVDAAESDDVRRYVIDNALWWLEDVGVDGLRLDAVHAIVDLSATHILEELAVNVSRAAQRSGRPLQLIAESDRNDPRLLTPRGDGGYGLDAQWSDDFHHALHVTLTGETSGYYGDFRGPADVAAALTHGYVYTGQYSPYRRRRHGRPLPPDTSAHQLLGYAQTHDQVGNRARGERLCHLVSVERARIAAALVLTAPFTPMLFMGEEWAAGTPWQYFTDHQDPNLARAVREGRRAEFAAFGWSPDDVPDPQDPETFHRSILNWSELADTSHREMLEWYRTLIALRRAEPALRDPHFADASWDGATQILRIQRGDIVVAVNLGDKPMRIALPVRDVLLSSGDVDATGADLHLPPLAVAIARTTQRGEMP; from the coding sequence ATGAGACCCCGGGTCTGGGCACCGAACGTCAGCCAGGTCGAGCTGGTGACTTTCCGCGACCCGCAACCGGCCGTGACGCCGATGCAGCGGCGTGACGACGGCTGGTGGGAGACCGCCGACGCTCTCTCGCCCGGGGACCGGTACAGCTTCCGCCTCGACGGCAACGACGTGTTGCCGGATCCACGGTCCCGGTGGCAACCCGACGGCGTGCACGGCCCAAGCGGCGTACCGGACCTGCCGCCGGCCCGGCCGTGGCGCGGGCGTCCGATCGTCGGCAGCGTTATTTACGAATTGCACATCGGCACGTTCACACAAGCGGGAACATTCGACGCCGCCGTCGAGCGTCTCGATTATCTCGTCGACCTCGGCGTCGATACGGTGGAAATCCTTCCGGTTGCGGCATTTCCCGGCCACCACGGCTGGGGGTACGACGGGGTGTTCCCGTTCGCCGTTTACGAACCGTACGGCGGGCCCGCCGGGATGCGGCGTTTCGTCGACGCCTGCCACGCCAAGGGGCTCGCCGTCGTCCTCGACGTCGTGTACAACCACCTCGGCCCGGACGGCAATGTGCTCGGACGATTCGGGCCGTATTTCACCGACACGTATCGGACGCCGTGGGGACCAGCGTTGAATGTCGACGCAGCCGAATCCGACGACGTCCGGCGATATGTCATCGACAATGCGTTGTGGTGGTTGGAGGACGTCGGTGTCGACGGTCTCCGGTTGGACGCCGTGCACGCGATCGTCGACCTCTCGGCCACCCACATTCTCGAAGAGCTTGCCGTCAACGTTTCCCGTGCGGCGCAGCGATCCGGCCGTCCGCTGCAGCTCATCGCCGAATCGGACCGGAACGACCCCCGGCTCCTCACACCGCGCGGCGACGGCGGATACGGCCTGGACGCGCAGTGGAGTGACGATTTTCACCATGCGCTGCACGTCACGCTCACCGGTGAGACCAGCGGTTACTACGGGGATTTCCGCGGACCCGCCGACGTCGCGGCGGCCCTGACGCACGGCTACGTCTACACCGGGCAGTACTCCCCCTATCGACGACGGCGGCACGGTCGGCCGCTCCCGCCGGACACGTCCGCGCACCAGCTCCTCGGGTATGCCCAGACACACGACCAGGTTGGCAACCGGGCGCGCGGTGAACGATTGTGCCATCTTGTATCGGTCGAGCGGGCGCGGATCGCCGCCGCACTCGTCCTCACCGCACCGTTCACTCCCATGCTTTTCATGGGTGAAGAGTGGGCGGCCGGCACCCCATGGCAGTACTTCACCGACCACCAGGATCCGAATCTGGCCCGGGCGGTCCGGGAGGGACGCCGGGCGGAATTCGCCGCATTCGGTTGGTCGCCGGATGACGTCCCGGATCCGCAGGATCCGGAGACTTTTCACCGCAGCATCCTGAACTGGTCGGAGCTGGCCGATACCTCGCATCGCGAGATGCTGGAGTGGTACCGGACGCTCATTGCGCTGCGCCGCGCCGAGCCGGCACTCCGCGATCCGCACTTCGCCGACGCATCCTGGGACGGGGCGACCCAGATCCTGCGCATCCAGCGCGGTGACATCGTCGTCGCCGTCAATCTCGGCGACAAGCCCATGCGGATCGCGCTTCCGGTACGCGACGTTCTCCTGTCATCCGGCGACGTCGACGCGACCGGGGCGGACCTTCACCTGCCGCCGCTTGCGGTTGCGATTGCCCGCACCACCCAGCGGGGAGAAATGCCGTGA